Genomic window (Branchiostoma lanceolatum isolate klBraLanc5 chromosome 13, klBraLanc5.hap2, whole genome shotgun sequence):
aaaccttatcattaccatgtttattcacacagaaacaatcttaatataaatgTTTTGGTCCaattttattgtgttattaggttatatgatgaaaaaatgcattgaaataattcaagatggcggaaccaagatggcggatttcgctagtgtaacccgatatgaatatgattttatgacgtcattttgacgtcgttcctgttgccatctacaaataacgtccttggatatatcatgatttatcatacagaatttctatttaagttttatcgtgtacctttgagtaatgtggaaatacccaatttgttggttttcgtcaataaaatcacataaatgacgtcataatacgtcgcaacgtcattaatctttacgttcattaaaaaaaaattgttctttgacgtttctacaaaattatattttataactatgatcataataacctttatcatacatgtcacttgatgacaagtatcaaacaatagagaatatgagtgcagattttgctggggtcagttttgaccccactggaccacgcgtaaactttctagaataacttaatcaacaatgagccaatctcggtaacaACTTGTGaaaagttataagacatatatacaaacaaactcatagaaggacaTTTGTTTTctactcgaaatgtcaaaatggcacatgtggatatacgcctggggtcagttttgaccccatacggtggttaaATTCACCCTGCACATTTAGATGTACTTACTCTAGTGACGCCGTTATGACCGAAGCAGCGATGATTGTTCCAAGCATCATGATAGTATTGTATGCGGCATAGAAGTAGGTGTCCAGCTCTTTCCCCGTCTGAAACTTGAACTCGTCCAAGACGTCAGGCAACATCACCCTTGATCATGGTGCAACAATTAAGAATGAGCCCGAAATTCGGTCATGAACGCTGTACCCTATCTACATTTTTCATTAatagatttcaacaaaaacctGATAGTTGTGATATCATAGTTTAACTATGAACGGCGGctcaaaaaatcaattatatGCTTATTAAGATCAAATAGTACAAAATACGAACAATGACAAAAAAGTGTCAGATTACAGTTTTTACAGATATAGTGCATAGAAGATACGATTTTTTCACCTTCAGGCATAGAGGAGGGGATACTTTAATCAGACTAGGGGCTACCGTTGTTTACTTTATTTGCACCAATTTCAGCCGTTTCAACAATAGGTAGTAATAATTACAAAATCAATCATGGTTAATACATGCTTATACCAGGCGTGTGTGAAATGTGATTTCTGTTATGTTTGTtcgaaaatatttcatttttgtttaccATGGTAACATAAATAATCCAGATGAAGCAACTCCATAGACGATCAGGACAGGAATATTGACTGCCAGCGATCCCTGGATGAAGATTAAGCCAACCAGTAAAGGCACTAGCACCTGGAAAGTAATTttcagatttagaaaaaaatgtgatgTGGTGCTAGTGTTAGTACAAAATCAAACCTGCAGCCAATGTTTATTCACCTAACAGAGTGACGTTGCTACAGAAATCTCTAGCGTTGCAAGACAGTGACATCAGCTAGTCTAATCTTTAAAAACAATTGCATAATGTACTTTACTTAACTTTCATTAAGTTTACTTTAATTTACATTACTTTACTTCGAAATGCTGACATTGTACCTCAcacataacaaatatatacaatacaGACACTAAAACGCTAAATGCGAATCAATAAATTACAATTTGAAAACAGTGCAATAAATTTTGATAAGCCGTAGACAGCGCATTATCTACCAATGAAATATACTGATGTGAAGACATCTTGGTCCTAGTGATTGGCTGGCAACTTTCCCTCAAACAACATATCTGATTGGTGTTATCGTCTCATTTCCAAAGCCGAGCTGTTAATGGGGACGAAAAGCATGACAACACATAAAACCTACAAATAATTAATCATGAGCATAATATTTTTATGTGACTTGACAAATTTTTCGTCCCAGCAACCTTCCCAGCCAGTTTCCAAATATGACCATATGATTAGCAAAGGACGCATAGCAGGCGCACAAGCGTAATTCAAGCAAAATAAGCAAGGCCTAAGGATAGTCATATCAAAATTCTCACCAAAACAGATCCAACGCAGATGGTCTTTCTTCCAAATTTATCCAGTAATAGCTTGACGATAGGTATGCCAAGGACTACAGAGGCCTGAAATGAGAAACTATATGATTCAATTCTTATTTAAAGAAAATAATTGCACTGTACATTGAACTGGACGAATCCTTTCGAATATCAGCTTACTTAACAGTTCCCCTTCAGTTATGCCTCATACTTCATAGCAACTCCGACCGCCCCACTCACTTCCTGCACCTCCactgatattatattaaaactAGCCCCACGACCTcgtaccttcgccgactgatcttagccttttcgagtggcatatcataaacgttttcatttattatgcatatatggatctcatttgcatgaattatatcaAATGATCAGCTTCTCTATCCAAATAACACAAATGGTTAAAAGTATGAAattcttagcaaagaaggctattataGCATTTCCTCCTAAACTACgttaatgaggccctcatttgcatgatttatgtctgattaTGTCCTCATCTACTTAAGTTCCAAttccaaatgttgcaagaatgaaatctccATCGTTTACCAATAAGGAATTATAATATTCtgtcatgaattatgtaaattaggtattaatttgtataatctatcgatattcctctctttttcaTTTAACTATGTCATTTGTGTGCGAGTCTTATAATGGAGTGCAGCGGATTTtaaaaatttcctcattaattgtgcaaattagctactgatttgcatgattaatatgATATATTGTCAATCGTCACTTAAGGTATGTAATTTAGTGACGAGCCTTCAATCCCTTCTTGAGATATtcgttttcaaattttgaaacgaaatcggctcctgcagttctaaacaaacaaacatactctctccctcccaagagctatttaccactcaaaactcatgaccatggcatgtccaaagcacgagatatcaaacccggaattCCGATGTAGTACCATAGCAAGTCActatggggcccaaaatctaatatgTTGACGATACAGGAAACTGATAATTTCTCTTACATACTCACATATTTGCTAAAGTCATTGACGCATGCTTTTTTCAAACCATCACCCGTACACCTCGGATAGCTTTCTACCCCAACGCTAAGTCAAACGACGGGACAACTTACCGTCATCACTGTAAGATAAATCTCCACCATGTCGCCGAGATTCAGAGAATATTGGATGTAAAGTGCAAGTCCTTGCTGAATAGTCTGCAAGAATACGGAATCTGTTGTCATCAAATACGGTAGGGGTATCTTCATTTATAGGCCCCCATCCCACTACACGGCGATCACGCTCCGACATAATCACTGCGACCTAAGGACCCTGTCACACTTTAGCGTAtacccgttgcgtgtgagttgcgtgtgagaaaaattcaatacgcaGCCATACGCACTACAGTTGTGGAATATTTTTCgattttgacgaatgtgtgactcacctttcattattcatatgttAGTTATACCACATACAtactagatttgaaaaataatagtcgacgacacatattaggacacaaattgaatgagagaacacagtgtaacaactaacaattcttgtattcatcatgaaaacagcaataatttaaataaatcagttgaagttgaacagcaattgttgtcctgtcctgtttctttccatatcccattgattttgcaggcctgcagaaacatagtatattaaaaaggcaaaattagttggtgattaactcttcgcatgaattactacatttctacctatgctttagaaatcctaatgaataatagcaattattcaagagtcaaatatggaccaaaaatgatagaaataagataaataaaaaacatatttccccaacgagtacaaataaccagaaacgaataaatgatcattatccatgcagaataaatgaatgcattcatcttacactcccccttcccagattataattttttcgtaCGTGGTACTTGATCCAAACCAGACTTAAGAACGGAACTTTtaatacctcaaaaacagacttgggcctaggagcttcagttgtggcagctgttttgtcgacctccatgcggatgaaacacccgaactgcttggttgcctgccacacctgcaggccggagtaaattccaatgcctctcccgatcttctcgtcaGTGCAGAAGAATTgaactgtagctgatcttgacaagacttgcttaaaattgtacggctgaaactcactcgccgctacaagtctctcgtacagttgcgcgaacgtcagcactccctgaccgacatcgagagcgtaccaatcaacaacaaagttgccgccctttttcacttttat
Coding sequences:
- the LOC136447931 gene encoding sodium-dependent lysophosphatidylcholine symporter 1-like, whose translation is MVEIYLTVMTASVVLGIPIVKLLLDKFGRKTICVGSVLVLVPLLVGLIFIQGSLAVNIPVLIVYGVASSGLFMLPWVMLPDVLDEFKFQTGKELDTYFYAAYNTIMMLGTIIAASVITASLEISGYKTGACSQPESVGFALRIVMSVFPMANLLLSSIFVWKHPITEATRQRTKAALQETRCPNTSTMSSDVTTETPSNDVVISTIT